ttctaaatcgtacataaatgtatgtcaATACAATGTTCCacgggaatgtcaatatccttggcggaggtctgcgctctccgagtgcttttctagtttagatTATGTGGCTGGGATTGTAGCTTATGCAACATAATTCCTAAACCTTTTAAAGTTCAGAGCTACAGAGAGAGATTATTAAACTATAATtacatttacagcagcagatCAACTGAAGCTAATTTAAATGAGTCAGAAGATttatgcagacaaacaaactgaaagagGAAATGTGACTGAATCTGAGCTCTGCTGAAGCTGTGAGCAGGAACAAGAGATGCAATTCTGAAGAACATAAATCCTGGATAGATTTTATCCAAACACAATTATTAATACATAACTTCCTTTATATTACGTAACAGTCCGATCTGCAGCAAGTCTGAGGAAAGCCGTGCAGACAGCTCTGTTtctaacaaaacaaatgacttACTTGAGCTGTCGGTTCAGTTCCTCTACATAGTTCTTCTGATCCAAGATGGATGCGATCTGGCTATTCCTGTTGTCATGGAAACGGACATAAAACAGAGCTCTACATCACATTTGGAGAAATAAAGCAGCTGTATTAAATAGTAGAGAGAACGCTCATACCTCTCTTCACTCCTGTAATCATCGATGTCATTCTTCAAGTACATAGAGAAGTCGATCACGCCGACCTTGAATAAGAACATAAATGAGCTAATATCACTCAAATGtaggaaaactgtaaaaagcaaTGATTACACATTCACTAATTTGAATAAAGGAGTCGTCGTGCCTGAGTAGTTGCAATAGTATTTACCAGAATTAGAGATGCTTAGAATTACATGGATACTTTGTGGCACAAATTAAAACTCATACAAATTGAGCGCTTCTTGTCAGTGATAGTATACAATTTCTATCCAATGCTATGTGTATCTGCATTTACTGAAGCACAAAATTATCTTCTAACCACTCACTTGCATAAAAGCTGCCAGTTAACCACAGAGTTGACAAAATGGTGAGTTGGAGAACAGTAgattaatcattaaaaaagtAGCTAAGCTGAGTTGATTGTTAGATTAATCAAATGGTCAATCTCCAAAAAGATAATATTGGATTATTTTGGATATTCTGATAAAAAAATTCATTGTTTCGGTGATTTTTCAGTCTCAAAAAATGGCACCAGGCCCAATTTACACCTGCTATTAGAAGCCATATTTGTCTACAGCTTTCTGTGTAATTGTTCATGTCACTGGAACGCCAAATCACCTCATATCTACCTACGATCTCAGCCACATTCAGTCAGTGTGTGAACACAGGCTTTGTATTGTCGAAAAAACGTGTTTGTACAAGTTGTCCACCAGTGGAGCAGAAACTTGACACCACTGCCTCAGCTTTCTGTCTGTAAGAGGCCAAGACAATATGGTCTAACTGACAATTCCCGTCTTTCCTGAAACTAGAGTACATCAGATAATCTGTTTCAGATCAATGGTCCAGTTGGCACAGGAATTAGAGCCACATTGCTTGTATTGTTCACATAAGGCATCCTATGCATCGTTGCGTGGTATAATGCAAGCATAGTGATGACAGTGATGCATACCTGGCTGCACAACAATCCAGATAACACACCAAAGTGTAGACCACGTTTCAAATGAACtatgtaaatgtgtttctttagtCATATTGTGGAACTAGtgtgtcacagcagcagctacCTGAGAGTCCAGGTCCTCGCCTTTCACACACAGATTAGCATCAATGACGTTCAGGCCCACCAGCAGGCCAACGATCACggctccctcctcctccagcatcaGAGCTGAATTCTCATAGAAATCGCTGAGGATCAAAATACAACAGATTCTCAGAAATTATCACTCCATTTTATCCTTAAGAGTCTGAACTGTCATTTATGTTTTGTGAGCAAGTTTTGCTGTCAAAATATGTCAAGTTTATTCTCTTGTCCTCTGTCTGTATGCACCTGAGCAGGTCTTTTCTGGTGATGAGGAGTCGCAGGTAGTCGGCCAGCCGCTTCTGCATGAGAGCCAAACGCAACCAAGCTCTGGCTCGGCCTAAAGGAGtcctggaaaacacacacatgcacgccaGAAATGAGATCAGATTTTAAAGAGGCCCTGAAGGTTCTAGGCTGGTGGTGCTGGGACATGATTAGATCCATCTGCCTTTTTTGTCCCCGTCTACTGATACTGCTCTTGCTCTGAAAAGTCTCTGAAGATTTGCGTGTCTGAGAGCCTTCCAGATTTGATCTTTAAgtctgacaaaaatacagatcCTACATGAAACTTATCAGggcacattttcaatttttttccccaaatttaagtttttattgaaatcttaaaaaaaagttgAGTGAGCTCATCTACACAAttaatgttctgtttgtgtcaatgtttcattttccttcTGTCTGAGCATCCAGAACTGTGTTTGGCAGTTTGTACTGTCCCCTATCTAACCGTTGGGTCTGAACTTGGTGTTGCTAAATGACTGCTTTGCTACACATCTGCAGGTCTGACTCAGCAGCACCAAAGGAAACAGACTCTGTTCTCCGTctgaaacagcacaactgtTCCTCATTTTGCTAGATCAGACGTGAATATTTCTCACTTGATTCTTTGCCTGGAGGGTCCGTGACTCATAATAGGATGGACTTGAGAGCAACATGGGAATCGTGTGCATTAATGAGGTTTTGCAGAATCCAGCTAACTACAGCCACAAGAGAACATTACTTCAGTATTAATGTTGGATGCACCACTGGAGTTTTTGGATGTTGATCAACTGCATTCTTGTCTTTCATTGTCAAAGTCTaggaaaaaaaaggtcaaaaagaCACAGGAAATATAAACTCTACTGCACTATTACTGGCATGATAGATTTAACCTGTTAATTTCCCAAAATTGACAGTGTAACATGAAGTTTTACAGGTAACTGCTTGTCACATTACTGGAATATGTGTCTACGCACAAGAATAATCGGGAAATAAGGAAAGAGAGAAGTGAGGCAGCAGGGAGAGGAAAGGTGAAGTGAAAGTAAACAACTCTCAGGTACTTCCCTGATCTGGCTCAGGTCACATTCTCATGTTACTCCTGTttatgactgtgtgtttgttgtggctCCTCCAGCAGGATGTTAAGACAAGTCATACAAGAGTAAACCCGAGTGTACATAAACGAGTTCCTTACTTAAGTCCAGGCAGATCTCGTACGGAGGCTGagatctctgctgcttcaggACAGAGTTTCTCCACCAGCTCCAGAGGACCCCACAGAGACTTGTTAAAACCCAGAAAGGACTTCTTCACTGGAGAAAGACGGAGGGAAACTTCTCAGACACACTCAAGCgtataaaaatatgcaaatgcaaTCTTCTATGTAGGAGGCAAattcacacagacaatttcCCAGCCTACATATTCAATTAAGGGACAGCAGATATAGCCAGAACAGTCAGTCTCCCTCTTACCTCTGAGTCCGTGCTTGAGGCAGTGCTCCATGACCACAAAGAACTGCTGGAGAGGCGGGTAGTCCGAGTCCAGCGTTCGTCCGAAGCTCAGAGCCGACTCGATCAAACCTTTAATGCTCAGCTTGGCCATGTTCAGGAGGTTGGCTCGCTCCATGGCCATGGGGTCTCGCAGGGCTGCAGGACaaaaaattaatgtcaaatatgcataaaaacatctttttaacagttttcaaATCAGTGATGTTTCATTATTCCATCATCTTAAGAACTCCATGTTCCGTTGAATGTGGGTTGCAGAAGGTGCACAGGATGCATAAAAACATAGAACATATTCACATaaggagaaggaaaaacaaTATTTAGGAAATTCAATACgtgactcttttttttaaagatttgttgtCTCTCTGAACAACTATTCACTTCACTTATTGAATAATCATTTCCAGACTGGTCATTAAAGCACACCAACAAACTCTGAGGGCTGATTATGTGAGGAATAAACAACTGAGTCGGTTAGTTCATGTCTTAACTGGTTATTATCACAAACAGGGTGCAATGAAGTCAATCTTTGTGCTTTAAAGGTAGAATACACCCCAGTGCAGTAATACAGACTAAAAAATATCATGAAAGAAGAGGTTTCATGTGACCAGAGCAAAAGCACTCCTTCAAACTCTAAAATTATTAATCGCCATAGAAATAATTAATCTGACAGTACATCTTTTCTTGTGAAATATGTATTTGTCCTATTTGTGACTGTGTCTTTGGGAGGAAATGCTGTATCTCAACAAAGCAGACGTACCGTTTCCACTGCAGAAAATCTCCAAGGCTAAGGCTGTGACCTTCCACTGTGGTATGCTTTTAAATGCTCTACATGTGGACTTCCAGGTTAATGTGTAGCCAAACACCAgaacaggacagaaaaatgtCTGGTAAAAGTATACAGAGAAGTTGCCCAGCAGTGCAGAAGAGGTTGAAATACTGCAGCAGGTTGGCCTGGAGGCAGAGACTGAGGTAGATTAACAAACGGGAGGCGTGTGACAGTTAGTATGATGGGACCAGAGGATATTAAATTAGAAAACAGTAAACTTCTAACTAAGTGTTTCATTATGTGACTTATACAACAGTAGGGCTGAATAATGGGCAAGAAATAAATCAGTTAGATATTATTTTGAGGCCTGTTGCGACATGGGTCACAAGTTATGTGCAAATgatcatttttcataatttttccactgaaaaatacaaactgatgatgtgatttttgcaacaatctgtaaaaaataagcatGTTCTAATATGTCTGTAACATGGAACTTGTAAGCCGCGGTATCCAAAAGACTTCATGCATAATGACATTTTGCGACACACCTATCCTCAATTCAAACATTGTGGCTACACTTAGCCATGTTATGATTTTGACATTAGTTTGATTGATTGTTCAGCCCTGTGCTACACTGAAATCCAGTCAATGATGGTGAGAAGCTACAGAACTAAAGCATTTGCAGCCCTAAAGCTATGACATTAATTTAAGATTTAACGCATGCCTTTCAAATTTGTTAGCATACATCTCGTTTCCCTTTACACTTTCAAACTGCACTTTTTCCCTGaccaaaaatccaaaacacaaAGATGTTTAAACTTGCAATGCCATGAAGCAGGTAAgagcagcaaatcctcacatgAGCGCTGGAATATACAGTTAATTATCAAGGCAAATTGGCCATAGTCATTTTGTTCACCTTTTGTTTCAGGCCTGTTTCAAATCCAAGTCTGTGATGCAGACCTGAAAGCAGTCAGATTATATTTAGCTATTAGTGTGGGAGGGTATTTGTGCtactgacagacagaaagagatgcTGGCTGCTGGGCAGATGATGCTGTGCTCCTGGGTATATTAACTTTGTAAGATAATCAACAAGGTGACATCACATACAGCCAACAGTGCTGCAGCACAGAGCAAAGCATGAACCCCCACCCCAGGGAACATTTTCCATTTGTATTAGTGCAGCATGTGATGCTTCAGGCAGTGAAGTTGTGTGGCGCTATAAAACAGAAGCAGTATTACTACTAACAGAAACAGATGAAGATGTAGCATCAGAGCATGAAAACAGCACTGATGTAAGAAAAATCAATTGGCCACACAGAGAGGAAGACATAAGAACACTGTCACATCTAGCACCACCAGCTGAAATGAGTAATCCTGCTTCAATTAGGAACCAACTGTAAAGCAAAGACGAAGATTAAACCAGCCCCTGAATCAGCTACTGGGGGTCATCAGTCCTGCTGCTATGAACCAGGGATCCCGCCACACTCTCAGCCCCCTAATGATCATACTCTACCTTGGACGGCCCAGTCCCCCGGCAGAGACGTCCTGTGCTCCGACACTTTGGGCAGGACGTGAATGCTCCCTGAAATAGTCTCGGACGCTTTCCTGGCCAAAGCAAAGATCGGAGCCTGCCATCGGCCGTCTCCTCCGCCGCCTCCTCTGGCCGTGCCGCTACTGTTAGCTTTATCCACAGACCCAGATTTCTCCTCCTGTAGCCTCAAAATCCCAAACACCTGAGACTTCTCCTTGCTGCTGTCCGCCTCAGACAGAACCAACTCGTGCTCTGCGGGCGATGCCATGTTCACGGACCTGACGGATGATTATTTCACAGCTCGGAGTCCAAATTAGCCAGATTCATACGGTTTGCTAACCGTTAGCGAGCTAGCGTGAATGCACAATTCACCCGGCGACCATTATGACAGTCGTCGCGTTAAAATACCTGTGATAGCACCGGCCGAAGCAATGACAGGTCTGACCAGTGGCAAAAATCGGTAACGTTCCCGGGCTGCAAACCGTAAACCGGGCGTCGGTCTCGCTACATGATGGACGTAAGCACCGGCGGCGACAGCGCGGAAAACCGCTGCTCAGTACGTGTGTCTTTTCCGTACATCGTGTTGGTGTTCAGATTTGTTTACAGCGAGCAGACCTAACCGATAGTTGGCGTCTCCACGGTCCCGCTGCACCTCCGGAGGGGCGGTGTCACACGGCTCACAAGACACACAAAGGCAGCACTACGTAATGATTTTACTGGCTACTGAGCGGAGGCCTGGCGCTCCCTGCTGCCGGGGAACGGAACTGCAGGTAGgacactgctgtgtttaaacAGAAACACCAGGGCGGCCTGGATActttttatccatccatccattctctatacaccgctttatcctcactagggtcgcggcgggtgctggagcctatctcatctgactcgggcgaaggcaggggacaccctggacaggtcgccagtctgtcacagggctacatatacagacaaacaatcacactagcattcacacctacgggtaatttagagtaaccaattaacctcagcatgtttctggactgtgggaggaagccggagtacccggagaaaacccatgcatgcacagggagaacatgcaaactccatgcagaaagatcccaggcccaccccaggattcgaaccggagatcttcttgctgcaaggcgaaagtgttaaccactatGGCCCTGTGCAGCCCGGATACTTTttatactgaacaaaaatataaacatatcatgtaatattttgtttaattttattaacCTAGGAGAAAGGGTATTTGTTGTTCCAACACATTAAATCTCTATTACAGAATGGGTATCATATGATTATTAtttctaaattgattttataagataagataatccttgaTTACTCCCCACACCTGGGGAAATTCACATCGTTACAGCAAGCTTATTTAGTAATAAacagtaatagtaataaaataataataaaataaaaatattaacacTATCTACAGGGatgagaaattaaaatgaacaaatacacTACCGACACTGTAAACAACACAGTATAAAGTGGCTTGACATTGaatttatttctacatttgtttatACATTTTAGTCTATTTTAAATAGCTTTCGCAAAGTACTTTCTattattttccaaattttgATTTATCCTGCGTCCGGTGTTTCcttattgaatttatttatgaGTTTCAATCTGTTTCTTACGGAGCCCCTCTggtgacatggtaaaaaaataataataataaattgtgGCCACAATATAAGCTATAACATGTGCACAAAATACTAATTCCTTCCCACAAAATACTAATTCGTGGCCACATaatactatttatttttttcgtTAATGACATGTTTACAGGGATGGCAGAGGAGTATtggttttatagttttttttaacatttcttttttatgtaaagcacttacATGTTACATTCCATTTGTATGAAAAgggctatacaaataaagtctgattgatTGAATGATTGAAGTAGCTTAGTATCCACTGATATGATACGATAGTGGACAAATCGAGAGATCGTCTCGAAACCACTTGTCAGTAATGAGTCATGTTTGTGACACAAAGAGTTGCTGAGCTTATAAATGCTGTTTAAGGAATGTTGTCTCAGTTGGTGAACATTTTGGTGGATGTGTTGTCAGACACTTCCATCTGCCTCATCATGTAACAGATTAACTATCATACCATGCTGTCTGAAATGATCTCTTTGATGACTAATGGGGGGGTTGTGCACATTTAAGCACTTGGCTACAACTCTAACTGACCCGCCAGCATCCAGCAGGCCGACAGCCTGCTCCCAtctttctcttgtcatctgtggcatcatgtcatttgaataaaactgcattttaatgtgGCCTTTTATAGTCACAGAAGGATAGTCTGTGCACCGGTGACACAACTGTCTATCCATTAATGTGATGGTTCAGCTCAGACTTCTGTCGTGTTGAAAGTGATTTGGAAATGCCGTTACGTCCAGTAATGAGATGCTGCAGTAACTCTGCGTGCATTAAGACATAAAGCCGACCCGCTCAGTTGCAGTCAGAATAACAGAACGGTGTGTTAAAGGTGTCTGTCTGATCACAGGGTGTGGATGAACTCAGTGGTTGAGAATTTGTCACCAGGTGGAAAGCTCAAAAACTTCTTGTGGGCTAAATTTTTGTAGCCTTTTCTAATCTTTAAAACCATGACAATAGAAATTTGACTTTTAACTCCTTCACTTAGTCAGAAAAAAGAACCATTTGCATGCTGCATTCATATGCAAAATCTCACTGAGTAATATTTCTGTAGCGGTTGACTGTAGTAAAAGTGTGTTTATGTACACTTGCATACCAAAAGTAAGTCCATACTAATCTTTTTCAATTGAAATTATATGTCAATAAAATTCAGACGTAATTAATTCACTTTTTACTCTACAATAATATTAATACAGTTATTGTTCCTAGTTGTGCAAGAAATTAAGgttttacatataaaatcatGCATGATGCTACAGAATAACCAACATTATGTAAATAGCAATAAGGACTTCCAGCCATCTAAAACAGGAAATGCACATCAGTACTACTAATCCAATAATCCAACTACTCACAGCCTGTAATTATGGGTTTGAGCACTTTTACTCTTGATACTTTAAGAATATGTAAAAAGTATATAGAAGTAGAACTATTTATGGGCTTTTACCTAAGTTACTTTATAAAATTACATGTAGCATAGTATTTTTAAATTGTGGTTTAGCTACTTTTATTGAAGCAGAGTCTCTGAATATTTCCTTCACCTCTgtattttgattaatttgtggAGCTTTGATGACAGTAAGACCAGTTTACATACTGTCATAAACGCTTAAATACAAATGTGAATTTTAAGTTTAAGTCTCACAGTGTCAACAAAAGCACCTttatcttttaaatgttttacattttgtagaAAATATAATCAAATTGTTAAACAAATTAAACTTCAAATTTTAATATGACATTTTACAGCACTTGCTGCTTCAGCAAGTGTCTGATTCATACTTTCTTATGTGCATGTGGTTTCTGCTGGGGGaaattttacatattcagcCTTTATTTTCCACATGTATACTGAACCAGGGTGGAATACTATTAAACTGCAATGCAGACGAATTTAGTGTAATTTAGATGCATAACAGTGGAAACAATGAACACCCACACACTCCCCAgtaaagaagaggaaaaagtaAATGAAGAGAGCAAAGCTGAGCAGGCTGTGGAAAATGTGATAAAGGTCTCAAATGAAACCAGCACATTGCATGAAATTCAGGACTGCAACTAATGACTATTTTTACTATATAATTTGTAGATTGTTATCTGTTTGATTATTCAACCTCATCATTTTAATCTAGAAAATATCATTAACCTGGAAAGAATGCCCAGCGCCATCTTTAGTGATACAGtcatggaggggaaaaaaagcaaatattcatATTTGTCTAAGCTGAACcatcacatttttcaaatttcttgtgtaaatatttacagtaaCAATTATCTGTAACAGGTTAACAGGTTAAGAGCTTCAAGAATGAACTGTAAAGTTGTCATGACTGCACAAAAGTCAAACTGTAACAGCCACCTCATCATGCTGATTGATAATTGTCTTGTTTAAATGTGACTGATGGTTGTAAAGATGGCACTGATCATCAGAACTTTAATACACCGGCAGTAAAAACATCATGCTTCTTCCTATAAGTTATTTCCTTTAGACACCAAGTCTAAGACTGAtgcattaattatttaaattatggtGCACGTGTAGATCAGAGATTTCAGCATCAAGGTTTCACAATAGAGAGAAATGATTTTGCAGATCCTTGATTCGAGCACAGTTACTAAACTTTAAGATGTTAGTTGCCTTTTTCAGTGAATGGTTTCCTAAACCTAAAACAAGTTATTTAGTTTCTCTAAACTAGTTTTAGTCCAGTGATTAGTCCATGGATACCTACTAACATggcattgtttttttgtaatacGACATGTTTTGAGACCCCATTGCAACATACATGGTCACTCATTCAAGTAGCAATTTCCACTGTACCTTGATTGTAGGCGAGTCGCTCCATACTCTCACTATGAGTGATGCCCCAGCGGTGGAGACTCTGAGGGGAGTACATGTCGAGTGGGACTCTCAATTGTCAGTCCCTGCAACTTGACGCGTTCCGTTCTGGTCAGGTTTCTGTTGATTTTGTGCCACACAGTCTGGTTTTCTTGGGTTTTCTGATACCCCACACAACCCTTCCACCTAAACTGTGGTGCACTGAGATGGTGTGTTCCAGTTTGGTCTTGTTTGGTCGCAGTCTCAGGATATGTTGGGCATCACGTACACCTGAGGCAGAAGAGACAGTAGACAGGAAGATATATAAACCTTAAAAGGAGACACGGAGAGGAATCCTCGCTTCATACAAAATGTAACTAACTTACAGTAAAACACTGACAGACCTCCTTGCATGGGTGTGTACTCACTGGCTCACCATGACATGCAGAAAGCATGGTGGTGAGGCTAATGTAGAACTAGCTCCCTGTTTTGCTAGGCTGGTCTCATCCCACTGAAGTACTTCCTACATCTGCAGTTTGATCATCTATTAAAATAGGACGAATCCAATTACACAAGTCCGATTATCAGGTCGCTactttttctcaaaatgttgtCCAGTACTCAAGACCATTATGTCTCTGCATCCTGTCACTTATCTGTACAAACGTTTCTCACATAAGCACACCCTTAACAGTTATGAATAATATATGCTAAAAATGTTCTCCCTGCACAGTTTCTATCTAATCAAACAAAGAAATTCAGATTTCTTGTGAAATCAACAGTCGCCTCCATAgagttttaccttttttttcccagttttgaGAAGTAAATCCAGTGTCTCCACCTCACAGTAGCCTGAATGTAAAAGCTTCCAACAGCACAACAACTGTAGGATTATTCAGACTACAGTAAAATGTACtgcaaaaaacattgtttttcttcCACTTGTGTGGTTTCgccttgttttctctctctctctctctcctgctaaTAGCTGAGGGCTGACCAGGAATCATATGACCAGTTTTGTGCAGATCCCTTCAATCATTAGCTGTTTGCATACTGCCAGTGTTAATTCTCTGAATGGCTGCTGCTCACCTCAGCCAGCAGAAAATACATGATTCACAACCACAGCTTCCCCACTGCTCATGTACATGAGtttccttctgttttctttctctgttgaTTTGTTGTCTGCCTCAAACCTGATTCATCTGTATCCACCCTTATGTCATCTGACGGTCTGACTTGTTATTGCTCTACTCATCAACCTGTTTGCTTCTCTATCAAAATCACAAGAGACACT
This genomic interval from Acanthochromis polyacanthus isolate Apoly-LR-REF ecotype Palm Island chromosome 2, KAUST_Apoly_ChrSc, whole genome shotgun sequence contains the following:
- the rufy2 gene encoding RUN and FYVE domain-containing protein 2 isoform X4 codes for the protein MASPAEHELVLSEADSSKEKSQVFGILRLQEEKSGSVDKANSSGTARGGGGGDGRWQAPIFALARKASETISGSIHVLPKVSEHRTSLPGDWAVQALRDPMAMERANLLNMAKLSIKGLIESALSFGRTLDSDYPPLQQFFVVMEHCLKHGLRVKKSFLGFNKSLWGPLELVEKLCPEAAEISASVRDLPGLKTPLGRARAWLRLALMQKRLADYLRLLITRKDLLSDFYENSALMLEEEGAVIVGLLVGLNVIDANLCVKGEDLDSQVGVIDFSMYLKNDIDDYRSEERNSQIASILDQKNYVEELNRQLNSTVHGLQGRVDSLEKSNSKLIEELAIAKNNIIKLQEENQQLRSENSLILLKAQQHLEVTQGDVSVERDTYKQSRQGLDEMYNEAQRQLKEECQLRQDVENELVVQVSMKQEMELAMKLLEKDIHEKQDTLIGLRQQLDEVKAINVEMYQKMQSSDEEMKKKNDVISRLEEKTNQITATMKQLEQSDKDLLSQTRTLAMSFVKCASTDTEHQYKLVKDISF